In Teredinibacter franksiae, a single genomic region encodes these proteins:
- a CDS encoding ArnT family glycosyltransferase yields MQNFSLQIRRLLSSPLAIYISVGLSFFLGLGSVPLFDLDEGAFTEATREMLESGVFSATYLDGEPRYDKPIFFYWLQATSISLFGFNEWAFRLPSVMMACFWSYAVFSFSREFMGKHRGLIAALFLINSLWIALIARSAIADATLNVFLCLAIFDIWRYFKSPSTVVILRVYLWMALATLTKGPVGVVIPLLTSFLYLVSIRADKKLYLAYLNPLGWLVYVGTVAPWLIAVYLEQGWGFFEGFILEHNLKRFSATRESHGGSLLYYMAVLPLLVLPFTGQLGGIFGKLKQQLLDPFSRYLLIWFGVFFVIFSFSKTQLPHYILNGCVPLIILFARNKGLFSKARWHMVFPLAFMAILLALPHIIALAAESTKGYDGASLSRHLEVFNVGYTITAVIIFALMLAVSLLPSIRTWQRLVLSGLLLNVFVYTSFASVASGFQQAPVHQAIAFLKKRTETSGVEEPIVAWRMHMPSFSVYRQKITLLRPPQLNELVLTRVDRLNGLNKYIENTIPQAQAVPVWAFGGLVILKVLPSSYAMPQNEDGQ; encoded by the coding sequence GTGCAAAATTTCAGCCTGCAAATTCGTCGACTACTGTCTTCGCCTCTCGCTATTTACATCAGTGTCGGTCTAAGTTTTTTTCTTGGGCTGGGCTCAGTACCACTGTTTGACCTAGATGAGGGCGCATTCACGGAAGCTACCAGGGAAATGCTAGAGAGCGGTGTCTTTTCAGCGACCTATCTCGATGGCGAGCCGCGCTACGATAAGCCAATTTTTTTCTATTGGCTGCAAGCTACTAGCATCAGTCTTTTTGGCTTTAATGAATGGGCTTTTCGCCTCCCATCGGTAATGATGGCCTGTTTTTGGTCCTATGCTGTATTCAGCTTTTCCCGTGAATTTATGGGCAAGCACCGAGGCTTAATCGCAGCACTTTTCCTTATCAATTCTCTCTGGATTGCGTTAATTGCCCGCTCTGCCATAGCCGATGCCACACTGAACGTATTTCTATGCTTGGCCATATTTGATATTTGGCGTTACTTCAAAAGTCCCTCTACCGTCGTAATTCTGCGGGTTTATTTGTGGATGGCTTTGGCGACCTTAACAAAAGGCCCGGTTGGCGTGGTTATTCCGCTACTCACCTCTTTTCTGTATTTGGTCTCTATACGCGCAGACAAAAAATTGTACTTAGCCTATTTAAACCCGCTGGGCTGGCTTGTCTATGTGGGCACGGTAGCGCCTTGGCTGATTGCCGTATACCTGGAACAGGGCTGGGGATTTTTTGAGGGTTTTATACTGGAGCATAACCTAAAACGATTTTCCGCAACTCGCGAAAGTCACGGCGGCAGCTTACTTTATTATATGGCTGTGCTACCCCTACTGGTATTGCCGTTTACCGGGCAGTTAGGCGGCATCTTCGGCAAACTAAAACAGCAGCTGTTAGACCCTTTTAGCCGCTACCTGCTTATATGGTTCGGCGTTTTCTTCGTCATTTTTTCTTTTTCCAAAACCCAATTACCACATTACATTTTGAATGGCTGTGTGCCTCTCATTATTTTGTTTGCGCGTAACAAAGGGTTATTTTCAAAAGCGCGTTGGCACATGGTGTTCCCACTTGCGTTTATGGCAATTCTTCTAGCACTGCCGCACATTATTGCGCTTGCGGCCGAAAGCACCAAAGGCTACGACGGCGCGAGCCTCTCCCGGCATCTCGAGGTTTTTAATGTTGGCTATACGATAACGGCCGTTATTATTTTTGCGCTGATGCTAGCCGTTAGCTTACTGCCAAGCATTAGAACTTGGCAGCGCTTGGTGTTATCGGGCTTATTACTGAATGTTTTTGTTTACACCTCATTTGCTTCTGTGGCTTCAGGGTTTCAGCAAGCACCCGTACATCAGGCAATCGCCTTCCTTAAAAAGCGAACTGAAACTTCTGGTGTTGAGGAACCTATTGTCGCCTGGCGTATGCATATGCCCAGTTTCAGTGTTTACCGACAAAAAATTACCCTGCTGCGGCCACCGCAATTAAACGAGCTGGTGTTGACGCGTGTTGACCGCCTTAACGGGCTTAACAAGTACATTGAAAACACAATACCCCAGGCCCAGGCCGTGCCAGTATGGGCCTTTGGTGGGCTAGTCATATTGAAGGTGCTGCCCTCCTCTTACGCTATGCCGCAAAACGAGGACGGCCAATGA
- a CDS encoding glycosyltransferase family 2 protein, producing MHLPSLTVVVPVYNEEDNVLPLFEALDSALKTYAGDWHVIIANDGSRDTTAQKINACLPDFGERYKHIELQRNFGQTAAMQAGIDAAETELIATMDGDLQNDPADIPRLVEELLEKDLDLLQGWRKNRQDAAVSRKLPSRIANKLIQRVSGVKLDDYGCSLKVYRADVLKQIRLYGEMHRFIPVWMATVCPPHRIGQTVVNHRARVAGESKYGITRTFRVLIDLVTVFFFLKFRARPGHFFGSIGLWVGMAGGLMMTHLMFVKFVLGENIGDRPMLLFASILIIASLQFLTTGVLSEILSRIFFQTTNVKSYKVRQPLSYSLAEQAEKNKTENV from the coding sequence ATGCATTTACCCAGCCTGACTGTTGTCGTACCGGTTTACAACGAAGAAGATAATGTTCTCCCCCTATTCGAAGCCCTAGATTCAGCTTTAAAAACCTATGCGGGCGACTGGCATGTGATTATTGCCAACGACGGTAGCCGAGACACTACGGCGCAGAAAATTAATGCCTGCTTACCCGATTTCGGTGAACGGTATAAACACATTGAACTGCAACGAAATTTCGGCCAAACCGCGGCTATGCAAGCGGGTATTGATGCAGCCGAAACCGAACTAATCGCAACAATGGACGGCGACCTGCAAAACGACCCTGCCGACATACCGCGCCTCGTTGAAGAGCTATTAGAAAAAGACCTCGACTTATTACAGGGCTGGCGAAAAAACCGCCAAGATGCTGCCGTTTCGCGCAAACTGCCTTCTCGTATTGCCAACAAGCTTATTCAGCGTGTGAGTGGTGTAAAACTAGATGATTACGGCTGCAGCTTAAAGGTGTATCGCGCCGACGTGTTAAAACAAATTCGGTTATACGGTGAGATGCATCGGTTTATCCCCGTATGGATGGCTACCGTTTGCCCGCCACACCGCATTGGGCAAACAGTTGTTAATCATCGCGCCCGCGTTGCGGGTGAATCCAAATATGGCATTACCCGCACCTTTCGCGTACTCATCGACCTGGTAACCGTTTTTTTCTTCCTCAAGTTTCGCGCACGGCCTGGCCACTTTTTTGGTTCCATCGGCCTGTGGGTTGGCATGGCCGGCGGGTTGATGATGACCCACCTAATGTTCGTTAAATTTGTGCTGGGTGAAAACATTGGCGATAGGCCCATGCTGTTGTTCGCCAGTATTTTAATTATTGCCTCGCTGCAATTTTTAACCACGGGTGTGCTGTCAGAAATTCTAAGCCGTATATTTTTCCAAACTACCAACGTAAAAAGCTATAAGGTTAGACAGCCGCTTAGCTATTCACTGGCGGAACAAGCCGAAAAAAATAAAACTGAAAACGTCTGA
- a CDS encoding phosphatase PAP2 family protein — MTEPTALGFKVRALLRPDIVGFVATIALFLLWPELDLIVAANYFNGISFTYADNSFVRFVYLVFAKIHFFYLLLFIGSIAYCAKKGWASAKKNWVYLLITLLLGPGILVNIVLKDNSVGRPRPQHIAEFGGNMVYAPVFHYSGECKKNCSFVSGHAAIGFYLLAVAWVRQRRVWFAYGIILGGLVGFVRIIQGGHFLSDVLFAGWFTYYTYFAIAQLMKIPFPRKL, encoded by the coding sequence ATGACTGAACCAACAGCATTGGGATTTAAGGTACGCGCTCTATTGCGCCCGGATATAGTAGGTTTTGTTGCGACCATTGCCCTTTTTCTACTCTGGCCCGAATTAGACTTAATTGTCGCAGCCAATTATTTTAATGGCATCAGCTTCACTTATGCCGACAATAGCTTTGTAAGGTTTGTTTATTTGGTTTTCGCAAAAATCCATTTCTTTTATTTGTTACTTTTTATTGGCAGTATCGCTTACTGTGCAAAGAAAGGCTGGGCTAGTGCAAAAAAAAACTGGGTTTATCTACTTATAACACTGCTATTGGGCCCAGGCATTCTAGTGAATATAGTGCTTAAAGATAATTCTGTTGGCAGACCACGGCCGCAACATATTGCCGAGTTTGGCGGTAACATGGTTTATGCGCCCGTATTTCACTATTCAGGTGAATGTAAAAAAAATTGCTCTTTTGTAAGCGGTCATGCCGCCATTGGATTCTATTTGTTAGCGGTAGCCTGGGTAAGACAGCGGCGCGTTTGGTTTGCCTATGGGATAATACTGGGTGGACTGGTGGGCTTCGTTCGTATTATTCAGGGCGGACACTTTTTAAGTGATGTGCTTTTTGCCGGCTGGTTTACGTATTACACTTACTTTGCCATTGCGCAATTAATGAAAATCCCCTTTCCACGCAAACTATAG
- a CDS encoding TonB-dependent receptor plug domain-containing protein, whose product MKKTLIYSAVVAALYTHPSFSQDLLEEVIITASRNETPVRQIGASVSVINAEEIALANYPAITDLLRSQVGISASNSGGPGKVSSLRIRGEEGYRTLIMIDGVEISDPTGTQIGPQVQHLTNSGDIERIEILRGPQGFAYGADAGGVINIFSRSVSEGVAGQVSAQAGRYGTQDIDGFVAAGSDRYQLFLSASDKKTDGFNARTSDESNESDGYENRTLHGKLAASNAQENLRFQVVFRDVNAESEFDNCGYPSSNDCVGEFEQTTARASIDYTGDDLELTLGSSNTAVERTNFTDGDSSFATKGKIRKHDIVISSDINDSVTLVAGSDLKGETMDVVDGDDLNRDQMGLFSELQLGFNDSLYFSAGARYDDHDDFGEHVSLRLTSAYIGELADSSYKLRASFGNGFRAPSLSELAYNQSDSAFGLAAETELNEEQSQGFDIGFDYFFSNASSLEFTYFNQSIENEIFFDLVAYSGYLQGDGTSHSSGKELAFNMPLADWVEFKLNGTLNDTETSSQQQRIRRPEKAVNAGFIFTLLDNDLNIRTNYRISKGSVNEIYELGRIELDDYQLLDISANYAILKGLNLFGRVDNVLNEQYEEVTGFNTSGVAAYAGVRYEY is encoded by the coding sequence GTGAAAAAAACTTTAATCTATTCTGCGGTGGTTGCCGCGCTGTACACTCATCCAAGCTTTTCTCAAGACCTACTAGAAGAAGTTATTATTACCGCTTCTAGAAACGAGACGCCCGTTCGTCAAATTGGTGCGTCTGTTAGTGTCATTAATGCCGAAGAAATAGCGCTCGCAAACTACCCTGCTATAACAGACTTGTTACGAAGCCAAGTGGGTATTTCTGCTTCCAATTCTGGCGGCCCCGGCAAGGTTTCCAGCTTGCGTATTCGCGGTGAGGAAGGCTACCGCACGCTTATTATGATTGATGGCGTTGAAATTTCAGACCCCACAGGCACTCAAATAGGCCCGCAGGTACAACACCTAACCAACAGTGGCGACATTGAAAGAATTGAAATTCTGCGAGGCCCACAGGGCTTTGCCTACGGAGCAGACGCCGGCGGTGTTATTAATATTTTTAGCCGTAGCGTTTCAGAAGGCGTAGCTGGCCAAGTAAGCGCACAGGCTGGGCGTTATGGCACTCAAGACATTGATGGTTTTGTTGCCGCAGGCTCAGATCGCTACCAACTGTTTTTATCGGCCTCCGATAAAAAGACGGATGGTTTTAATGCACGTACCAGCGATGAATCCAACGAGAGTGACGGCTACGAAAACCGTACACTCCACGGAAAACTTGCAGCCTCCAACGCGCAAGAAAACCTGCGTTTTCAAGTGGTTTTCAGGGACGTAAACGCCGAAAGTGAATTCGATAATTGCGGCTACCCCAGCAGCAATGACTGTGTCGGCGAATTTGAACAAACCACGGCTCGTGCAAGCATAGACTACACTGGCGATGACCTAGAACTTACGTTGGGGTCATCTAATACGGCTGTTGAGCGTACTAACTTTACAGACGGTGACAGCAGCTTTGCTACAAAAGGTAAAATCCGCAAGCACGACATTGTTATCAGCTCCGACATCAATGATAGCGTGACCCTGGTAGCGGGCTCCGATTTGAAAGGTGAGACAATGGATGTTGTTGATGGCGATGACCTGAATCGTGATCAAATGGGCTTATTTTCGGAACTACAGCTAGGCTTTAACGACAGCCTATATTTTAGTGCAGGCGCCCGTTATGATGACCACGATGATTTTGGTGAGCATGTAAGCCTGAGGTTAACATCTGCCTATATAGGCGAGCTGGCAGACAGTAGCTACAAACTACGTGCAAGTTTCGGTAACGGTTTTCGCGCACCAAGCTTATCTGAACTGGCCTACAACCAAAGCGATAGCGCCTTTGGCTTGGCTGCAGAAACTGAACTTAACGAAGAACAGAGCCAGGGCTTCGATATTGGCTTCGACTATTTCTTTTCAAACGCCTCTAGCTTGGAGTTTACCTACTTCAATCAAAGTATCGAAAATGAAATATTTTTCGATCTTGTAGCCTATTCGGGTTATTTACAAGGTGATGGTACAAGCCACTCTAGTGGCAAGGAGCTAGCGTTCAATATGCCTTTGGCCGACTGGGTTGAATTCAAACTTAACGGTACCCTCAACGATACAGAAACGAGTAGCCAGCAACAAAGAATTCGTCGACCAGAAAAGGCCGTTAACGCTGGCTTTATCTTTACTTTGCTCGACAACGATTTGAACATTCGCACCAATTACCGAATTTCAAAAGGCTCTGTAAATGAAATATATGAGCTCGGTCGGATTGAGCTAGACGACTATCAACTACTGGACATTAGCGCTAACTACGCTATTTTGAAGGGCCTAAATTTGTTCGGTAGAGTCGATAATGTTTTGAATGAACAATACGAAGAGGTAACAGGTTTCAATACATCCGGCGTGGCGGCTTACGCCGGCGTTCGTTACGAATATTAA
- a CDS encoding glycosyltransferase family 39 protein, with translation MNIRRYFSSINNRQRQLVLAQQNIHTPLNISRLYQLTGVSGCLFLVAIIGYFIGGYHFGFHPVNAMSADIPEAVLHNITVFGDGTFLLALVLLFSTKNPRFHWVVFLTAIIGGLVSNILKEYFDASRPPAVLTPESFNLFGKGYKHHSFPSGHTLTAFLMATVVYYHATKLWQRFAVIGAAALVGLSRIWLGVHWPIDTLVGGGLGVLAAIAAIVVSTNWPKGVNVLMSRVVLVLLTLAALILLLEKNDYTLALPLLYLTGIAALYRTIKHYLLPQFNIQRSPLEATQIKLPFVPAWVNSHGLFWFCLCVLVVYRLAILFQPHLSLFYDEAYYYHWSLNPDLGYYSKPPMVAWSILLSTSLFGDSVIAIKLMANLSYAASAAVIFYTLKRYSSSTIALVASLIFITIPMVGFNSAFITTDAPLFLFWCLSLHFALKAIDSNRLNQWILLGFFTGCGMLSKYTMGALPLAIFAFLLTSTGKRKLLITRGPWVAAVIAGLVFSLNIYWNFAHNWVALHHTQEISQTSGQLFNLKSLLEFVATQFLIFGAISSYLLIRSMQGYIKRPVNRPPIAVDINRERFNLLLWVMLTILGVIALQAFLSRAFPNWAGPWMVAATLLLGFTWQYAFKADRFYTLLGRSLVLNLVLLSLFYHWPSVLHWLDVEPSSKNDPYHRVVGWPQLGEQLQPVLKENTNVILASNSRDLLAYLGYYAMPGSFKLARWNPDDANIRDYYDLKVNFRNWSGDASQAFIFISKAPLEPTVLAQFNTVALLPSLSYSPYKGENRSVSVYRMTGFKGYAKND, from the coding sequence ATGAACATTCGAAGGTATTTCTCGTCCATTAATAATCGCCAGCGACAGCTGGTTTTAGCACAGCAAAACATTCATACACCACTTAACATTTCGCGACTCTACCAGCTAACCGGTGTCAGCGGCTGCTTGTTCCTTGTAGCAATTATTGGGTATTTCATTGGTGGCTACCATTTTGGCTTTCACCCTGTTAATGCTATGTCTGCCGACATTCCCGAAGCTGTGCTCCACAATATAACGGTATTTGGTGATGGCACGTTTTTATTGGCTTTGGTTTTGTTATTTAGCACTAAAAACCCGCGTTTTCATTGGGTTGTGTTTCTCACCGCCATTATAGGCGGCCTTGTTTCCAATATTCTTAAAGAGTATTTCGACGCATCGAGGCCCCCGGCTGTACTAACGCCCGAATCATTTAACCTGTTCGGCAAGGGGTACAAACACCACAGCTTTCCTTCTGGTCACACGCTCACAGCCTTTTTAATGGCCACCGTGGTGTATTACCACGCAACAAAACTTTGGCAACGATTCGCCGTAATTGGCGCTGCCGCTCTCGTAGGCCTAAGCCGCATATGGCTAGGCGTACACTGGCCAATTGATACGTTAGTGGGCGGTGGTTTGGGTGTGCTCGCTGCGATTGCGGCCATTGTTGTGTCAACGAATTGGCCAAAAGGCGTTAATGTATTGATGAGCCGTGTTGTGCTTGTACTGTTAACGCTAGCCGCCTTGATTTTACTGCTAGAAAAAAACGACTACACACTAGCATTACCGCTGCTTTATTTAACCGGCATTGCGGCGCTTTATCGAACGATTAAGCACTACCTTCTCCCGCAGTTTAATATTCAACGTTCGCCACTAGAAGCAACACAGATAAAGCTCCCATTTGTACCCGCGTGGGTGAATAGCCATGGACTTTTTTGGTTTTGCCTTTGTGTACTAGTCGTATACCGATTGGCTATTTTATTTCAGCCACACCTTAGCCTGTTTTACGATGAAGCTTATTATTATCACTGGTCGCTCAATCCTGACTTAGGCTACTACTCTAAACCACCCATGGTCGCTTGGAGTATTTTGCTCAGTACGAGTCTATTTGGCGATAGTGTAATCGCCATTAAGTTAATGGCTAACCTGTCGTATGCCGCCAGTGCCGCTGTTATTTTTTATACCCTTAAACGCTACAGCTCATCGACTATAGCGCTAGTCGCATCGCTTATTTTTATCACCATCCCCATGGTGGGCTTTAACAGCGCGTTTATTACCACCGATGCGCCGTTGTTTCTATTTTGGTGTTTATCACTGCATTTTGCCTTAAAAGCTATTGACTCAAACCGCCTAAACCAATGGATATTGTTAGGGTTTTTTACCGGCTGCGGGATGTTAAGTAAATACACCATGGGTGCCCTACCCCTCGCCATTTTTGCGTTTTTGCTAACCAGCACAGGCAAACGTAAATTGCTCATTACGCGCGGCCCATGGGTCGCGGCGGTTATCGCCGGCCTAGTGTTCAGTCTCAACATATACTGGAATTTTGCCCATAATTGGGTAGCGTTACATCATACCCAGGAAATATCCCAAACTAGCGGCCAGTTGTTTAACCTTAAATCACTGCTGGAGTTCGTCGCAACGCAGTTCCTCATCTTTGGCGCAATTAGCAGCTACCTGTTAATCAGAAGCATGCAAGGTTATATAAAACGACCGGTAAATCGCCCACCGATTGCCGTCGATATAAACCGTGAACGGTTTAACCTTTTATTGTGGGTAATGCTGACAATTCTTGGCGTTATCGCCTTGCAAGCATTTCTGTCTCGCGCTTTCCCAAACTGGGCAGGGCCATGGATGGTAGCCGCTACGTTGCTACTGGGCTTCACATGGCAGTATGCCTTTAAAGCAGATCGCTTTTACACTTTGCTCGGTCGCAGCTTGGTACTGAACCTTGTACTACTGTCACTATTTTATCATTGGCCTTCTGTATTACACTGGCTAGACGTTGAGCCCAGCTCTAAAAACGACCCCTACCACCGGGTGGTTGGCTGGCCACAGCTAGGTGAACAACTTCAGCCCGTACTAAAAGAAAACACAAACGTAATTCTTGCCAGTAATTCACGCGACCTACTGGCATACCTAGGCTACTACGCTATGCCTGGCAGTTTTAAGCTCGCACGCTGGAACCCCGACGACGCCAATATTCGTGATTATTACGACCTTAAAGTAAATTTTCGCAACTGGTCTGGAGACGCCTCGCAAGCATTCATATTTATCAGTAAAGCACCGCTGGAACCAACGGTTCTTGCCCAATTCAATACAGTAGCGCTATTACCCTCCCTTTCCTACAGCCCCTATAAAGGTGAGAACCGCTCTGTATCGGTTTATCGTATGACGGGCTTTAAGGGGTACGCTAAAAATGACTGA